In the Maribacter sp. MJ134 genome, one interval contains:
- a CDS encoding tetratricopeptide repeat protein — protein sequence MATYKKRGFKPKTKAESQEFDEQESTTAEVFSTLDEGASKTEEWVSKNQNYILGIIGVIAIGVLGYLAYNQFVQKPRETNAANEMYYPQQYFDEALAATTAKDSLFTLALEGAEGKYGFLDIIAEYSGTKAANLANYSAGMSYLNMNNYQEAINYLEDFSSDDAILGALAKGGLGDAFMQLDQPSDALGYYEAGIAHSTNDYTTPKFLYKAGVTAMEMGDKEKALTYFQRIKDEFSKSDTANNIDAFIGMAKSGA from the coding sequence ATGGCAACATATAAGAAAAGAGGATTTAAACCTAAAACAAAGGCAGAGTCTCAGGAGTTTGATGAGCAGGAAAGTACAACTGCTGAGGTTTTTAGTACTTTAGACGAGGGTGCTTCCAAGACGGAAGAATGGGTCTCTAAAAATCAAAATTACATCTTAGGAATCATCGGAGTAATTGCTATTGGGGTATTGGGGTATTTGGCGTACAATCAATTTGTACAGAAACCGAGGGAGACAAATGCCGCTAATGAAATGTATTATCCACAACAGTATTTTGATGAAGCCTTGGCAGCGACCACCGCAAAGGACTCTTTGTTTACGCTAGCTTTGGAAGGTGCTGAAGGTAAATATGGTTTCTTGGATATTATAGCGGAGTACAGCGGCACAAAAGCGGCCAATCTTGCAAACTACTCAGCAGGTATGTCTTATTTGAATATGAACAATTACCAAGAGGCAATTAATTACCTGGAGGATTTTAGTTCAGATGATGCCATATTAGGCGCTTTGGCCAAAGGTGGGCTCGGAGATGCTTTTATGCAGTTAGACCAACCATCGGATGCCTTGGGATACTATGAGGCGGGCATAGCGCATAGTACAAACGATTACACGACACCAAAGTTTCTGTACAAGGCAGGTGTTACAGCAATGGAAATGGGTGATAAAGAAAAGGCGTTAACTTATTTTCAACGAATTAAGGACGAGTTTTCTAAGTCTGATACAGCGAATAATATAGATGCGTTCATAGGAATGGCAAAAAGTGGGGCATAA
- the recF gene encoding DNA replication/repair protein RecF (All proteins in this family for which functions are known are DNA-binding proteins that assist the filamentation of RecA onto DNA for the initiation of recombination or recombinational repair.) produces the protein MFLKNLSLINYKNFESKNLEFDSKINCFVGDNGVGKTNILDAIYHLSFGKSYFNPVASQNIKHGEDFFVIEGLFEKENREEKIVCSLKRNTKKIIKRNGKAYERFADHIGLLPLVIISPADRDLIVEGSDVRRKFVDGVISQSDKSYLQALINYNKVLSQRNALLKYFAVNHTFDANTLEVYNEQLQEYGTEIFEKRKQFLDIFIPIFKAQYKAITGNTEVVNLSYDSKLLNESFSELFQKNLDKDRALQYTNVGIHKDDLRFSIMDYPIKKFGSQGQQKSFLIALKFAQFYFMQELSKITPVLILDDIFDKLDENRVSQIITLVNNENFGQIFVSDTHAERTEAIVKEIHQTYKIFKL, from the coding sequence ATGTTTCTTAAAAATTTATCCCTTATTAATTACAAGAATTTTGAGTCCAAAAATCTGGAATTCGACTCAAAAATAAACTGTTTTGTGGGTGATAACGGGGTAGGTAAGACCAATATTCTAGATGCCATTTACCACTTGTCTTTCGGTAAAAGTTATTTTAACCCTGTTGCCTCTCAAAATATAAAGCATGGCGAAGATTTTTTCGTTATCGAAGGTCTGTTCGAAAAAGAGAATAGGGAAGAAAAAATTGTCTGCAGTCTAAAGAGAAATACCAAGAAAATAATTAAACGGAACGGTAAAGCCTATGAGCGTTTTGCAGACCATATTGGTCTTTTACCCCTGGTCATTATTTCCCCTGCGGATAGAGATCTTATTGTAGAAGGCAGTGACGTTCGTAGAAAATTTGTTGATGGGGTCATCTCACAATCCGATAAATCCTATTTGCAGGCACTCATCAACTACAACAAAGTGCTATCACAACGAAATGCGCTACTGAAGTATTTTGCGGTCAATCACACTTTTGATGCGAACACACTAGAAGTGTACAATGAGCAGTTACAGGAATACGGAACGGAAATATTTGAAAAAAGAAAACAATTCTTGGATATTTTCATACCCATTTTCAAAGCGCAATATAAAGCTATTACGGGCAACACAGAGGTGGTTAACCTAAGTTATGACAGCAAACTTCTGAACGAAAGCTTTTCTGAACTCTTTCAAAAGAATCTGGATAAGGACAGGGCGCTACAATACACCAATGTTGGTATCCATAAAGACGATTTACGTTTTTCCATTATGGACTATCCCATAAAGAAATTCGGAAGTCAAGGACAGCAAAAATCATTTTTAATAGCGCTTAAGTTTGCTCAGTTCTATTTTATGCAGGAATTATCCAAGATAACACCTGTTCTTATATTAGATGATATTTTTGATAAGTTGGATGAGAACCGAGTATCGCAAATAATAACTTTGGTAAACAACGAGAACTTTGGGCAAATTTTTGTGAGCGATACCCATGCAGAACGCACGGAAGCAATTGTTAAGGAAATTCATCAAACCTATAAAATCTTTAAATTATAG
- a CDS encoding DUF721 domain-containing protein, which yields MAKRENDKLNMKEALSAFIQKNNLQGGMDKIDVKSAWSRLMGNGVDNYTTSVELRNDTLFISLSSSVLREELSLGKTKIITMINEELGKELVKKLVLR from the coding sequence ATGGCCAAACGGGAAAATGACAAGTTAAACATGAAAGAGGCCCTTTCCGCATTTATTCAAAAGAATAATCTGCAGGGCGGGATGGACAAAATTGATGTGAAATCAGCTTGGTCCAGACTAATGGGAAATGGCGTTGATAATTATACTACTAGCGTAGAATTAAGGAACGACACGCTCTTTATCTCCTTATCCTCATCAGTACTGCGTGAAGAACTAAGTCTTGGAAAAACCAAGATCATAACGATGATAAATGAAGAGCTAGGAAAAGAACTCGTGAAAAAACTTGTGTTGCGTTAA
- a CDS encoding nucleoside-diphosphate kinase: protein MSTNRTFTMIKPDAVENGHIGAILDKIAASGFKIVAMKYTQLSLRDAQEFYAIHKERPFFGELVTFMTRGPIVAAILEKDNAVEDFRALIGATNPAEAAEGTIRKLFATDIAENAVHGSDSDENAAIEGAFHFAGREIF from the coding sequence ATGAGTACGAATAGAACGTTTACGATGATTAAGCCAGATGCCGTTGAGAACGGACATATAGGCGCTATATTAGATAAAATTGCTGCTTCTGGATTTAAGATCGTAGCGATGAAATACACTCAGTTAAGTCTAAGGGATGCGCAGGAATTTTATGCTATTCATAAAGAACGTCCGTTTTTTGGGGAGCTGGTTACTTTCATGACTAGGGGTCCTATAGTAGCGGCCATCTTGGAAAAGGACAATGCAGTAGAAGATTTTAGAGCTTTAATCGGTGCTACAAACCCTGCAGAAGCTGCTGAGGGAACCATAAGAAAATTATTCGCGACAGATATTGCGGAAAACGCTGTTCATGGTTCCGATAGTGATGAAAATGCCGCTATTGAAGGGGCTTTCCACTTTGCTGGAAGAGAAATTTTTTAA
- a CDS encoding alkaline phosphatase D family protein: MKTILLVFILALTTACSSTKEITNAQNQADFTLAFGSCNKASLPNLLWDDVLNAKPDVWVWGGDIIYADTEDMGKLKAMYASQDAVPGYKSFRTAIPVIGTWDDHDYGVNDGGVEFKAKKESQVEFLDFMKVPANSPRRMQEGVYNVHDYNTPKGSIKVIVLDTRYFRTALTPDTETKKRNKPNKYGEGTVLGSKQWKWLTSQLKNSNADFNIIVSSIQVLSNEHGFECWGNFPHEVDKLKTTIADSNAKGVLILSGDRHISEFSRTEVENLNYPLIDFTSSGLTHAYNRFQGESNPFREGKVVSTESFGLLQFNFEKNNVTLKMVGDNGKVLGSLHQSY, translated from the coding sequence ATGAAAACCATACTCTTAGTATTCATTTTAGCGCTGACCACGGCTTGTTCTTCTACAAAGGAAATTACTAACGCGCAGAATCAAGCGGATTTTACGCTCGCTTTTGGTTCTTGTAATAAAGCATCTTTGCCTAATTTGTTATGGGATGATGTCCTGAATGCCAAACCAGATGTTTGGGTCTGGGGAGGCGATATCATCTATGCGGACACCGAGGATATGGGTAAACTGAAAGCCATGTACGCTTCTCAAGACGCTGTTCCAGGATATAAGTCCTTTAGGACCGCTATTCCAGTAATAGGCACCTGGGACGACCATGATTATGGTGTAAACGACGGCGGTGTAGAGTTTAAGGCGAAAAAGGAGAGTCAGGTGGAATTCCTTGATTTTATGAAGGTTCCGGCCAACAGTCCCAGAAGGATGCAAGAAGGGGTGTATAACGTGCATGATTATAATACACCGAAAGGTAGTATTAAAGTGATTGTGTTAGATACGCGTTACTTTAGGACCGCACTTACACCGGATACCGAAACCAAGAAGCGAAACAAGCCAAACAAGTATGGGGAGGGAACGGTTCTTGGGTCTAAACAATGGAAATGGTTAACGAGCCAATTAAAAAATTCCAATGCCGATTTTAATATTATCGTAAGCAGTATTCAGGTACTATCCAACGAACATGGCTTTGAATGTTGGGGAAATTTTCCGCATGAAGTGGACAAGCTAAAAACCACCATAGCCGATTCTAATGCTAAAGGCGTTTTGATTTTATCGGGGGATAGGCACATTTCTGAATTTTCAAGAACCGAGGTCGAAAATTTAAATTACCCTTTAATCGACTTTACCAGTAGTGGACTTACACATGCTTACAACCGTTTTCAGGGCGAGTCCAATCCTTTCAGGGAAGGTAAAGTCGTGAGCACAGAAAGTTTTGGACTTTTACAATTCAATTTTGAAAAAAATAACGTGACCTTGAAGATGGTCGGGGATAATGGTAAGGTTCTTGGAAGCCTACATCAAAGTTATTAA
- a CDS encoding DHH family phosphoesterase, with protein sequence MNFQHIKALKELISSQKTIAIIPHKNPDGDAIGSTLALWHYLQNKGHKATVVAPNDSPKFLKWMPGAEKILNFEKDNSASKTCLEEAEVIFTLDFNHLGRVGQMTEYLEKSTAVFVMVDHHQQPADYARIMYSDVNMSSTCEMVYELISYLDDLDAITPEMANCIYTGIMTDTGSFKFKATTSNTHRVVADLMDKGAENTAIHHRIYDTNSPSRLHLLGCALNNMVILQEYRTAYITLSQEELDRFNYQKGDTEGFVNYGLTLEGICFAVIFIENKEEGILKISFRSVGDFSVNDFARAHFQGGGHTNAAGGKSDMNITDTINYFTSLLPTYKKELTA encoded by the coding sequence ATGAATTTTCAGCATATTAAAGCCTTAAAAGAACTGATTTCGTCGCAAAAGACTATTGCTATAATACCACACAAAAATCCTGATGGTGATGCAATCGGCTCTACCTTAGCATTATGGCATTACCTGCAAAATAAAGGTCATAAGGCAACTGTAGTAGCTCCTAATGATTCTCCCAAGTTTTTGAAATGGATGCCTGGGGCGGAGAAAATACTGAATTTTGAGAAGGACAATTCAGCGTCAAAAACGTGTTTAGAGGAGGCCGAAGTTATTTTTACACTAGATTTTAACCATCTAGGGAGAGTAGGCCAAATGACCGAATATTTAGAAAAGTCTACAGCCGTTTTCGTTATGGTAGATCATCATCAACAACCGGCGGACTATGCAAGAATCATGTATTCCGACGTGAACATGAGCTCAACCTGTGAAATGGTCTATGAACTAATTTCCTATTTAGATGATTTAGATGCCATCACCCCTGAAATGGCCAATTGTATTTACACAGGCATCATGACAGATACGGGCTCGTTTAAGTTTAAGGCAACGACCAGCAATACGCACCGTGTAGTGGCCGATTTAATGGACAAGGGTGCAGAGAATACGGCTATACACCATAGAATATACGATACCAATTCTCCCAGTAGATTACACTTATTGGGTTGCGCATTAAACAATATGGTTATTCTTCAAGAGTATCGTACGGCTTACATTACATTGAGCCAAGAAGAACTAGACCGTTTTAACTACCAAAAAGGAGATACCGAAGGTTTTGTGAACTATGGACTTACCTTGGAGGGAATTTGTTTTGCCGTTATTTTTATTGAGAACAAAGAAGAGGGTATCCTAAAAATATCGTTTAGGTCGGTAGGCGATTTTTCCGTAAACGATTTTGCCCGCGCCCACTTTCAAGGAGGTGGCCACACCAATGCAGCTGGCGGCAAGAGTGATATGAACATTACCGATACTATAAATTATTTCACCTCGTTATTACCAACATATAAGAAAGAGTTGACCGCATGA
- the gldI gene encoding gliding motility-associated peptidyl-prolyl isomerase GldI: MKKSALLLLLVFVFSCDGPEPRKPVQRKSGSFFKASVERSRKLLELEERQIQQIIERDSLKHYEHSAAGSWYHYNRVNDTATYTPKTDDLVVLSYNILSLNNDTIYSQEEIGTLTYKVDKQELFQGLRDAIKLLKENEKATFLFPSSLAFGYHGDNDRIDSNLPIKSTIEIFKIEQKQDKTENLKP, translated from the coding sequence ATGAAAAAAAGTGCTTTACTACTACTTTTAGTATTTGTTTTTAGTTGCGATGGTCCAGAGCCAAGAAAACCCGTTCAACGAAAAAGCGGTAGTTTTTTCAAGGCATCCGTTGAGCGAAGCCGCAAGCTGTTAGAACTGGAAGAACGACAAATACAACAAATCATTGAACGGGATTCCCTTAAACACTATGAACATAGTGCTGCAGGTTCCTGGTATCATTACAACAGGGTAAACGACACGGCTACCTATACTCCAAAGACGGATGACCTAGTAGTGCTATCGTATAATATTCTTTCACTGAACAATGACACTATTTATTCCCAAGAAGAAATAGGCACCTTAACATATAAAGTAGACAAGCAGGAACTTTTTCAAGGGCTCAGGGACGCCATAAAACTTTTGAAAGAAAATGAAAAGGCTACGTTTTTATTTCCTTCCTCCTTGGCTTTTGGATATCACGGTGATAACGACAGAATTGATAGTAACCTTCCTATTAAATCTACCATAGAAATATTTAAAATTGAACAAAAACAAGATAAAACAGAAAATTTGAAACCATGA
- a CDS encoding peptidylprolyl isomerase, translating into MNRMYILIVIALVLSSCKTSQRADLGDGIFADIKTTKGDIIVKLEHEKTPVTVANFISLAEGTNTFVSEQYKGKKYYDGLTFHRVMKDFMIQGGDPLGSGMGNPGYRFMDEFNDSLIHDKKGILSSANSGPASNGSQFFITHKPTPWLDGVHTVFGEVVEGINVVDSIANVTVTPGSNKPVEDVKMNTVEIIRNGKEARKFDANQVMSDYFANEEERLAKLEKEKAEKAAAVEKMKTDFAAQVVAQKEKAEALSSGLKMLSLHKGDGEKPKIGSKVKVMYAGYLEDGTLFDSNYEEIAKTYNMFNIKRLQGGGYMPAEMDFSPDSRLIAGFKEGLLTMNIGDKVRLFIPPHLGYGEQGGGPIPPNAGLVFDVEITGLVE; encoded by the coding sequence ATGAATAGAATGTATATTTTAATCGTAATCGCTTTAGTCCTATCAAGCTGTAAGACCAGTCAGCGTGCAGATTTGGGAGATGGTATTTTTGCCGACATTAAAACCACGAAAGGTGACATCATCGTAAAACTTGAGCACGAAAAAACACCGGTAACCGTTGCCAATTTCATTTCCTTAGCCGAAGGAACGAATACCTTTGTCAGTGAGCAATATAAGGGTAAAAAATACTACGACGGACTCACCTTTCACAGGGTTATGAAAGATTTTATGATTCAAGGAGGGGATCCATTAGGAAGTGGCATGGGAAACCCTGGCTATCGATTTATGGATGAGTTCAACGACTCCCTAATTCACGATAAAAAAGGAATTCTCTCTTCTGCCAATAGCGGCCCTGCAAGTAATGGAAGCCAGTTTTTCATAACACACAAACCAACCCCATGGCTAGATGGCGTACACACCGTTTTTGGAGAAGTCGTAGAAGGTATTAACGTTGTGGACTCCATTGCCAACGTAACGGTCACACCAGGTAGTAACAAACCTGTTGAGGATGTAAAGATGAATACGGTGGAAATTATACGCAACGGTAAAGAAGCTAGAAAGTTTGATGCGAATCAGGTTATGAGCGATTATTTTGCCAATGAAGAAGAACGCCTGGCCAAGTTAGAAAAGGAAAAAGCTGAAAAAGCGGCAGCAGTAGAGAAAATGAAGACTGACTTTGCAGCCCAAGTAGTGGCGCAAAAAGAAAAGGCAGAAGCTTTATCATCAGGTCTTAAAATGCTTTCACTTCATAAAGGAGACGGTGAGAAACCAAAAATAGGCTCCAAGGTTAAGGTAATGTATGCAGGATATTTGGAAGACGGCACCTTGTTCGACAGTAATTACGAAGAAATAGCCAAGACATATAACATGTTCAATATTAAACGATTACAAGGAGGTGGCTATATGCCCGCCGAAATGGATTTTAGCCCGGATTCTAGGTTAATAGCCGGCTTTAAAGAAGGTTTATTGACCATGAACATTGGTGACAAGGTTCGTCTATTTATACCTCCTCACTTAGGTTACGGAGAACAAGGCGGTGGGCCCATACCTCCAAACGCCGGTTTAGTCTTTGATGTGGAAATCACCGGATTGGTAGAATAA
- a CDS encoding aminoacyl-histidine dipeptidase encodes MNKEIAQLQPSLVWTNFARLNAVPRPSKKEERVIAFMMDFGSGLGLETLKDEVGNVVIRKPASPGFENKKMVTLQSHLDMVHQKNSETEFDFDVQGIQMHLEGDWVKAAGTTLGADNGMGVAAIMALLQSTDIAHPPLEALFTIDEETGMTGAFGLKGGVLKGDILLNLDTEEDDEIDIGCAGGVDVTAKRSYNQKSSAHGDIGFEIKVSGLKGGHSGMDIHKGLGNANKIMNRLMFAGLSYNMRIAALNGGSLRNAIPRESQALININKSQEKSFLAAFEEAASYIKAELHDIEPELRLDITAVKPSKKVMGLGAQGKFIKGIYAAHNGVYAMSTAISGLVETSNNLAKVKVANGEIHIGCLTRSSVETAKMDLAQALKATFELAGFEVEFSGAYPGWNPNPNSEILKITEKVYTRLFSEEPRVVACHAGLECGILGQNYPEMDMVSFGPTIQGAHSPDERVSVLSVQKFWKFLLEILKEIPSK; translated from the coding sequence ATGAATAAAGAAATCGCTCAATTACAACCATCTTTGGTCTGGACAAATTTTGCAAGGCTTAATGCAGTTCCCAGGCCTTCAAAAAAAGAGGAACGTGTAATTGCCTTTATGATGGATTTTGGCTCTGGCCTTGGTTTAGAAACATTAAAAGATGAGGTAGGTAATGTGGTCATACGGAAACCTGCTAGTCCTGGTTTCGAAAACAAAAAAATGGTCACCTTGCAATCTCACTTAGATATGGTGCACCAAAAAAACTCGGAAACGGAGTTTGATTTTGATGTACAAGGCATACAAATGCACCTAGAGGGAGACTGGGTCAAAGCAGCCGGAACCACCCTTGGGGCGGACAACGGAATGGGCGTGGCGGCCATTATGGCGCTCTTACAAAGCACGGATATAGCGCATCCGCCCTTAGAGGCGCTTTTCACTATCGATGAAGAGACGGGAATGACAGGGGCTTTTGGTCTAAAAGGGGGCGTCCTCAAAGGGGATATCCTACTAAATTTGGATACAGAGGAAGATGATGAGATTGATATAGGTTGCGCCGGGGGAGTAGATGTTACCGCAAAAAGAAGCTATAATCAAAAGTCTTCGGCACATGGAGATATCGGTTTTGAAATTAAAGTAAGTGGATTAAAAGGAGGTCATAGCGGTATGGATATTCATAAAGGATTGGGGAACGCCAATAAAATAATGAATCGCTTAATGTTTGCCGGACTGTCGTATAATATGCGAATAGCAGCCTTGAATGGTGGTAGCTTGCGTAATGCCATTCCTAGGGAAAGTCAGGCTCTTATTAATATCAACAAGTCTCAAGAAAAAAGCTTCTTAGCTGCCTTTGAGGAAGCTGCTAGCTATATAAAGGCGGAATTACACGATATAGAACCCGAACTACGGCTGGATATAACGGCAGTAAAACCGTCTAAAAAAGTAATGGGGCTAGGAGCTCAAGGGAAATTCATAAAAGGTATATATGCCGCTCATAACGGTGTTTATGCTATGAGTACCGCTATCTCCGGTTTGGTGGAAACATCCAATAATCTGGCCAAGGTAAAGGTAGCTAATGGAGAAATACATATAGGTTGTTTAACGCGTTCTTCCGTGGAAACGGCTAAAATGGATTTAGCCCAAGCCTTAAAAGCGACCTTTGAGCTCGCCGGATTTGAAGTAGAATTTTCAGGTGCCTATCCAGGCTGGAATCCAAACCCGAATTCGGAAATTTTGAAAATTACGGAAAAGGTTTATACCCGTTTATTTTCTGAAGAACCCCGGGTTGTGGCTTGTCATGCCGGACTGGAATGTGGTATTTTGGGGCAGAATTACCCCGAAATGGATATGGTGAGCTTTGGACCTACTATTCAGGGTGCGCATTCCCCGGATGAGCGGGTAAGTGTATTGTCCGTGCAAAAGTTCTGGAAATTTCTGTTGGAAATTCTAAAGGAGATACCTTCTAAATAA